The Haemophilus parainfluenzae genome window below encodes:
- the fabR gene encoding HTH-type transcriptional repressor FabR, whose product MAGVRAIQKEKTRRALIDAAFNQLSAEKSFSNLSLREVAREAGIAPTSFYRHFSDMDELGLEMVDEAGLTLRQLMRQARKRIDAGGSVIRVSVETFFEFITHSTNVFRLLLRESSGTSQAFRTAAAREIKHFVDELAEYIAKKNHYSQYVSYVQAEGMVTIVFTAGSNALDMTKAEQDLLKERVILQLRMLAKGGDFAAHKEKMMRK is encoded by the coding sequence ATGGCTGGTGTTCGAGCAATTCAAAAAGAAAAAACCCGTCGGGCCTTAATTGACGCTGCATTCAATCAGTTGAGTGCAGAAAAAAGCTTTTCTAATTTAAGCTTACGTGAAGTTGCGCGAGAAGCAGGCATTGCACCAACTTCTTTCTATCGCCACTTTAGCGATATGGATGAGCTCGGATTAGAAATGGTAGATGAAGCAGGTTTAACTCTCCGTCAATTAATGCGCCAAGCGCGTAAACGCATTGATGCCGGCGGCAGTGTCATCCGTGTTTCTGTTGAAACCTTTTTTGAATTTATCACTCACAGCACTAACGTGTTCCGTTTGCTCTTGCGTGAAAGTTCGGGGACTTCTCAAGCCTTCCGTACCGCAGCGGCCCGCGAAATCAAACACTTTGTGGATGAATTAGCTGAATACATTGCAAAGAAAAATCACTATTCTCAATATGTCTCTTATGTACAGGCAGAAGGCATGGTAACCATCGTATTCACAGCAGGCTCCAATGCCTTAGATATGACGAAGGCCGAACAAGATTTGCTAAAAGAACGTGTAATCTTACAGCTCCGTATGCTCGCTAAAGGTGGCGACTTCGCCGCTCATAAAGAAAAAATGATGCGAAAATAG
- the rplD gene encoding 50S ribosomal protein L4, with protein sequence MELQVVGANALTVSETTFGREFNEALIHQVVVAYAAGARQGTRAQKTRAEVSGSGKKPWRQKGTGRARSGDIKSPIWRSGGTTFAAKPQDHSQKVNKKMYRGAIKSILSELVRQDRLVVVEKFELDAPKTKVLVQKLKDLAVEDALIITASLDENLFLAARNLYKVDVRDVQGIDPVSLIAFDKVIVTVDAVKQIEEILA encoded by the coding sequence ATGGAATTACAAGTTGTAGGTGCAAACGCACTAACTGTTTCTGAAACTACCTTCGGACGTGAGTTTAACGAAGCTTTGATTCACCAAGTTGTTGTTGCTTATGCAGCAGGTGCTCGTCAAGGTACTCGTGCGCAAAAAACTCGTGCTGAAGTGTCTGGTTCAGGTAAAAAACCTTGGCGTCAAAAAGGTACAGGTCGTGCTCGTTCTGGTGATATCAAATCACCAATCTGGCGTTCTGGTGGTACAACCTTCGCGGCTAAACCACAAGATCACAGCCAAAAAGTGAACAAGAAAATGTACCGTGGTGCTATCAAAAGCATTCTTTCTGAATTAGTTCGTCAAGACCGTTTGGTTGTTGTTGAAAAATTCGAATTAGATGCACCAAAAACTAAAGTTTTAGTACAAAAATTAAAAGATTTAGCAGTTGAAGATGCGTTAATTATCACAGCAAGTTTAGATGAAAATCTATTCTTAGCAGCACGTAACTTATATAAAGTTGATGTACGTGATGTTCAAGGTATCGATCCAGTTAGCTTAATCGCTTTCGATAAAGTGATTGTTACTGTTGACGCTGTGAAACAAATTGAGGAGATCCTAGCATGA
- the ftsX gene encoding permease-like cell division protein FtsX yields the protein MTRRIDASFGVQTVYTLRSVWGDLVKRKFGTLLTILVIAVSLTIPTVSYLLWKNLHLATTQFYPESELTIYLHKNLSEEDANLVVEKIRQQEGVESLNYVSRQESLKEFKSWSGFGEELEILDDNPLPAVVMVKPSKDFNASEKRAELRTNLNKIKGVQEVRLDNDWMEKLTALSWLFAHVAIFCTVLMTIAVFLVIGNSIRSDVYSSRASIDVMKLLGATDQFILRPYLYTGMIYAVLGGLVAALFSSLIVGYFTSAVKYVTDIFAVTFELNGLGVGELIFLLVSCLIMGYVGAWIAATRHIAMLDNKL from the coding sequence ATGACAAGACGTATTGATGCTTCTTTTGGCGTGCAAACTGTCTATACTTTGCGTTCTGTTTGGGGCGATTTGGTAAAACGTAAATTTGGTACATTGCTAACGATTTTAGTCATTGCCGTGTCTCTCACGATTCCAACGGTGAGCTATTTGTTATGGAAAAATTTACACTTAGCGACAACCCAATTTTATCCGGAAAGCGAACTGACCATCTATTTACACAAAAATTTAAGTGAAGAAGATGCTAACTTAGTGGTGGAAAAAATCCGTCAACAAGAAGGCGTGGAATCTTTAAATTATGTTTCTCGACAAGAAAGCTTAAAAGAATTCAAAAGTTGGTCTGGTTTTGGTGAAGAATTAGAGATTTTAGATGATAATCCATTACCGGCAGTCGTGATGGTGAAGCCGTCTAAAGACTTTAATGCATCTGAAAAACGAGCAGAATTACGTACCAATTTAAATAAAATTAAAGGTGTGCAAGAAGTTCGTTTAGATAACGATTGGATGGAAAAATTGACCGCACTTTCGTGGTTATTTGCGCATGTGGCAATTTTTTGCACGGTTTTGATGACTATTGCGGTATTCCTTGTTATCGGAAATAGTATTCGCTCTGATGTATATAGTAGCCGAGCAAGCATTGATGTGATGAAACTATTAGGTGCGACAGATCAATTTATTCTTCGTCCTTATCTTTATACGGGCATGATTTATGCGGTGTTGGGCGGATTGGTTGCAGCACTCTTTAGCAGTCTTATTGTAGGATACTTTACTTCAGCGGTGAAATATGTGACGGATATCTTTGCGGTTACATTTGAGCTCAATGGATTAGGCGTTGGTGAGCTAATCTTCTTATTAGTCAGCTGCTTGATTATGGGGTATGTTGGTGCATGGATTGCAGCAACAAGACATATTGCAATGTTAGATAACAAACTATAG
- the oxyR gene encoding DNA-binding transcriptional regulator OxyR, giving the protein MNIRDLEYLVALSEFKHFRRAADSCNVSQPTLSGQIRKLEDELGIILLERTSRKVLFTQSGMLLVDQARTVLREVKLLKEMASNQGKEMTGPLHIGLIPTVGPYLLPYIVPTLKETFPDLEVFLYEAQTHQLLEQLETGRLDCAIVARVPETEAFIEVPIFDEKMLLAVSDQHPWASESKIAMNALKGQEMLMLDDGHCLRNQALDYCFTAGAKEDSHFQATSLETLRNMVAANAGITFMPELAVLNEGTRPGVKYIPCHSPEPSRTIALVYRPGSPLRNRYERVASAVSEQVKSILANKK; this is encoded by the coding sequence ATGAATATTCGTGATTTAGAATACTTAGTAGCTCTTTCCGAGTTTAAACATTTCCGTCGTGCGGCGGATTCTTGCAATGTTAGCCAACCCACTTTAAGTGGCCAAATTCGCAAACTAGAAGATGAATTAGGCATTATTTTACTTGAACGTACTAGCCGTAAAGTACTCTTCACGCAATCAGGTATGTTACTTGTCGATCAAGCTCGCACTGTATTGCGCGAAGTAAAATTACTCAAAGAAATGGCTAGTAACCAAGGTAAAGAAATGACAGGCCCATTACACATTGGATTAATCCCAACTGTTGGCCCTTACCTACTTCCTTATATTGTACCAACATTGAAAGAAACTTTCCCAGATTTAGAAGTATTTCTGTACGAAGCCCAAACTCACCAACTATTAGAACAATTAGAAACAGGTCGCCTAGATTGTGCGATTGTGGCTCGCGTACCCGAAACTGAAGCGTTTATCGAAGTGCCTATTTTCGATGAAAAAATGTTACTCGCTGTATCCGACCAACATCCTTGGGCGTCAGAAAGTAAAATTGCCATGAATGCCTTAAAAGGGCAAGAAATGCTCATGCTAGATGACGGGCACTGCTTACGTAATCAAGCACTCGATTATTGTTTTACAGCAGGCGCCAAAGAAGACTCTCACTTCCAAGCAACTAGCCTTGAAACTTTGCGTAATATGGTAGCAGCCAATGCGGGTATCACCTTTATGCCAGAACTTGCGGTATTAAATGAAGGCACGCGTCCAGGTGTAAAATATATTCCTTGCCATTCGCCAGAACCGTCTCGCACTATTGCTCTCGTTTACCGCCCTGGTTCACCATTACGTAATCGCTATGAACGCGTTGCAAGTGCGGTCAGTGAACAAGTTAAATCGATTTTAGCGAATAAAAAATAA
- the ftsY gene encoding signal recognition particle-docking protein FtsY, producing MSEEKKKGGFWASLFGRNKKQEEQKIEPIIEEQSVELADVSPEEEIVHAEENVQLEQVEQEELQELAEQLQEEKAEEVVVEHLEPIVEQVISPESAVNVEPVLDTPVIETIDEETVKTEEISTALPTEEPAESIIEPDNVIEDLPVVEAEIESEIVDDVKDELRSDINIETQEKPSEGGFFSRLVKGLLKTKQNIGAGFRSFFLGKKIDDDLFDELEEQLLIADIGVPTTNKIIKNLTEHASRKQLQDAELLYQQLKVEMAEILKPVAQPLVIDTSKKPYVILMVGVNGVGKTTTIGKLARKFQNEGKSVMLAAGDTFRAAAVEQLQVWGERNNISVVAQNTGSDSASVIFDAMQSAAARNIDVLIADTAGRLQNKNNLMDELKKIVRVMRKYDETAPHEIMLTLDAATGQNAISQAKLFNEAVGLTGITLTKLDGTAKGGVIFAIADQFNLPIRYIGVGEKIEDLREFNAEEFIEALFVHENEE from the coding sequence ATGTCAGAAGAAAAGAAAAAAGGTGGATTTTGGGCCTCTCTTTTTGGTCGCAATAAAAAACAAGAAGAACAAAAAATTGAGCCGATTATTGAGGAACAGTCTGTAGAACTTGCCGATGTTTCACCTGAGGAAGAAATTGTTCACGCTGAAGAGAACGTTCAATTAGAGCAAGTTGAACAAGAAGAATTACAGGAATTAGCTGAACAACTGCAAGAGGAGAAAGCAGAAGAGGTCGTTGTTGAGCATCTTGAACCTATCGTAGAACAAGTGATTTCACCTGAAAGTGCGGTCAATGTTGAACCTGTTTTAGATACACCGGTGATTGAAACAATTGACGAAGAAACGGTAAAAACAGAAGAAATTTCAACCGCACTTCCTACAGAAGAGCCAGCAGAAAGCATTATTGAACCAGATAATGTCATTGAAGATCTTCCTGTGGTTGAAGCGGAGATTGAATCTGAAATTGTTGACGATGTTAAAGACGAATTACGCTCAGATATCAATATCGAAACGCAAGAAAAACCAAGTGAAGGCGGTTTTTTCAGCCGTTTAGTTAAAGGCTTACTCAAAACCAAACAAAATATTGGCGCGGGTTTCCGATCTTTCTTTTTAGGCAAAAAAATTGATGATGATTTATTTGATGAGTTGGAAGAGCAACTTTTAATTGCTGATATTGGTGTGCCAACAACCAATAAGATCATTAAGAATTTAACTGAGCACGCAAGTCGTAAACAATTACAAGATGCAGAATTGCTTTATCAACAACTTAAAGTTGAAATGGCGGAGATCTTAAAACCTGTCGCGCAGCCACTAGTTATTGATACCTCTAAAAAACCGTATGTTATTTTAATGGTTGGCGTGAACGGTGTAGGTAAAACAACCACAATTGGTAAGTTAGCTCGTAAATTCCAAAATGAAGGTAAATCAGTCATGTTAGCAGCAGGGGATACTTTCCGTGCCGCAGCAGTAGAACAACTTCAAGTATGGGGTGAGCGTAACAATATTTCAGTGGTGGCACAAAATACGGGTTCAGATTCTGCCTCAGTGATTTTTGATGCGATGCAATCTGCCGCAGCACGTAACATTGATGTTTTAATTGCGGATACGGCAGGACGTTTACAAAATAAAAATAATCTCATGGATGAATTGAAGAAAATTGTTCGTGTCATGAGAAAATATGATGAAACTGCACCGCACGAAATTATGCTTACTCTTGATGCGGCTACAGGACAAAATGCAATTAGCCAAGCCAAACTCTTTAACGAGGCGGTTGGGTTAACGGGTATTACATTAACCAAGTTAGACGGTACAGCAAAAGGTGGGGTAATTTTCGCCATTGCAGATCAGTTTAATTTACCAATTCGTTATATTGGTGTGGGTGAAAAGATTGAAGATTTACGCGAATTTAATGCAGAAGAATTTATTGAAGCATTGTTTGTTCACGAAAATGAAGAATAA
- the ftsE gene encoding cell division ATP-binding protein FtsE codes for MIRFSNVSKAYHGATQPALQGLNFHLPVGSMTYLVGHSGAGKSTLLKLIMGMEKANAGNIWFNGHDITRLSKYEIPFLRRQIGMVHQDYRLLTDRSVAENVALPLIIAGMNPKEAHTRALVALDRVGLRSKANYMPPQISGGEQQRVDIARAIVHKPQLLLADEPTGNLDGELSLGIFNLFEEFNRLGMTVLIATHDINLIQQKPKPCLVLEQGYLRY; via the coding sequence GTGATTCGATTTTCAAATGTCTCTAAAGCTTATCACGGTGCGACTCAGCCGGCCTTGCAAGGCTTAAATTTTCATCTTCCTGTTGGAAGTATGACTTATCTTGTTGGGCATTCTGGTGCGGGTAAAAGTACCTTGCTTAAATTAATTATGGGAATGGAAAAGGCGAATGCCGGTAATATTTGGTTTAATGGTCATGATATTACGCGTTTGTCTAAGTATGAAATCCCATTTTTACGTCGTCAAATCGGTATGGTTCACCAAGATTATCGTTTATTAACGGATCGTAGCGTGGCAGAAAATGTGGCGCTGCCATTGATTATTGCTGGCATGAATCCGAAAGAAGCGCATACACGAGCATTGGTTGCGCTAGATCGTGTTGGTTTACGTAGTAAAGCGAATTATATGCCGCCACAAATCTCAGGTGGGGAGCAACAACGTGTCGATATCGCGCGTGCCATTGTGCATAAACCACAGCTTTTATTAGCCGATGAACCAACAGGTAACTTAGATGGTGAGCTTTCTTTAGGGATTTTCAATCTTTTTGAAGAGTTTAATCGTTTAGGCATGACAGTCTTGATTGCGACACACGATATCAATTTAATTCAACAAAAACCAAAACCATGTCTTGTACTTGAACAAGGCTACTTACGCTATTAA
- the rsmD gene encoding 16S rRNA (guanine(966)-N(2))-methyltransferase RsmD, whose translation MKKMQVQNAKGEVRIIAGLWRGRKLPVLNAEGLRPTGDRVKETLFNWLMPYIVDSYCFDCFAGSGSLGFEALSRQAKQVTFLELDKNVANQLKKNLQTLKTTSEQAQVINQNSLEFLKQAQNQPHFDVVFLDPPFHFGLAEQAIALLEEKNWLLPHALIYVETEKDKPLSAPDNWQLLKEKTTGMVSYRLYQKD comes from the coding sequence ATGAAAAAAATGCAAGTTCAAAATGCCAAAGGCGAAGTTCGAATCATCGCGGGTCTTTGGCGTGGACGAAAATTACCGGTTTTAAATGCAGAAGGTTTGCGTCCAACAGGCGATCGCGTAAAAGAAACCTTGTTCAACTGGTTGATGCCTTACATTGTGGATAGCTATTGCTTTGATTGCTTTGCGGGCAGTGGCTCACTTGGTTTTGAAGCCCTTTCTCGCCAAGCGAAACAGGTGACGTTTTTAGAGTTAGATAAAAATGTGGCAAACCAATTAAAGAAAAATTTGCAAACCCTAAAAACAACGAGTGAACAAGCTCAAGTAATCAATCAAAATAGCTTAGAATTTTTAAAACAAGCGCAAAATCAACCGCACTTTGATGTGGTATTTTTGGATCCACCTTTTCATTTTGGCTTAGCAGAACAAGCAATTGCACTATTAGAGGAAAAGAATTGGCTCTTACCTCATGCATTGATTTATGTGGAAACAGAAAAAGACAAACCGCTTAGCGCGCCTGATAATTGGCAATTACTAAAAGAAAAAACCACAGGTATGGTGAGTTACCGCCTGTATCAAAAAGATTAG
- the rplC gene encoding 50S ribosomal protein L3, whose translation MIGLVGRKVGMTRIFNEDGVSVPVTVIEIEANRVTQVKTLENDGYTAVQVTTGSKKANRVTKPEAGHFVKAGVEAGRGLWEFRTEGEEFTLGQEINVDIFADVKKVDVTGTSKGKGFQGGVKRWNFRTQDATHGNSLSHRVLGSIGQNQTPGRVFKGKKMAGHLGAERVTVQSLEVVRVDAERKLLLVKGSVPGAINGDVIVKPAVKA comes from the coding sequence ATGATTGGTTTAGTCGGTCGTAAAGTTGGTATGACCCGTATCTTCAATGAAGACGGTGTTTCTGTACCAGTTACCGTTATCGAAATCGAAGCCAACCGCGTAACTCAAGTTAAAACTCTTGAAAACGATGGCTATACTGCAGTTCAAGTTACTACTGGTTCTAAAAAAGCGAATCGTGTAACTAAACCTGAAGCAGGTCATTTCGTGAAAGCAGGTGTTGAAGCTGGTCGCGGTTTATGGGAATTTCGTACTGAAGGTGAAGAATTCACTTTAGGTCAAGAAATCAATGTTGACATCTTTGCAGATGTTAAAAAAGTAGATGTTACTGGTACTTCTAAAGGTAAAGGTTTCCAAGGTGGTGTTAAACGTTGGAACTTCCGTACTCAAGATGCTACACACGGTAACTCTTTATCACATCGTGTACTTGGTTCTATTGGTCAAAACCAAACTCCAGGTCGTGTGTTTAAAGGTAAAAAAATGGCAGGACATTTAGGTGCTGAGCGTGTAACCGTTCAATCACTTGAAGTTGTTCGTGTAGATGCTGAGCGTAAATTGCTATTAGTAAAAGGTTCTGTACCTGGTGCTATCAATGGCGATGTTATCGTTAAGCCGGCAGTTAAAGCATAA
- a CDS encoding DeoR/GlpR family transcriptional regulator: MKQSLRHQKIIEIVKLKGYASTEELVIELEVSPQTIRRDLNILAEQDLIRRHHGGAAPSSTAENSDYIERKQFFPSQKSAIAREVVKRIPNGASLFIDIGTTPEAVASALLSHERLRIVTNNLNAAHLLRQNETFDITMAGGSLRKDGGIIGEATVNFISQFRLDFGILGISAIDLDGSLLDYDYHEVQVKRAIIESSRQTLLATDHSKFSRQAIVRLGELKDVDYLFTDDVPKQIADYLENSNTRLVICK, translated from the coding sequence ATGAAGCAATCATTACGCCATCAGAAAATAATTGAGATTGTGAAGCTAAAAGGGTATGCCAGTACAGAAGAGCTGGTTATCGAACTGGAAGTTAGTCCACAGACCATTCGACGCGATCTGAATATTCTGGCGGAACAAGATTTAATTCGTCGTCATCATGGTGGTGCGGCTCCCTCTTCAACTGCAGAAAATTCTGATTATATTGAACGTAAACAATTTTTCCCTTCCCAAAAAAGTGCTATTGCTCGAGAGGTAGTAAAACGTATTCCAAATGGTGCCTCTTTATTTATTGATATTGGAACCACGCCTGAAGCTGTGGCAAGTGCCTTGTTAAGTCATGAACGTTTACGTATTGTGACAAATAATCTCAATGCGGCTCATTTATTACGTCAAAATGAAACCTTTGATATTACGATGGCAGGTGGCTCATTGCGTAAGGATGGTGGAATCATTGGTGAGGCAACGGTTAATTTTATTTCTCAGTTCCGTTTAGATTTCGGGATTCTGGGTATTAGTGCAATTGACCTTGACGGTTCATTATTGGACTATGATTATCATGAAGTCCAAGTGAAACGTGCCATTATAGAAAGCTCACGCCAAACGTTATTAGCGACTGATCATTCAAAATTTTCTCGACAAGCCATTGTGCGATTAGGGGAGCTCAAAGACGTGGATTATCTTTTCACCGATGATGTGCCAAAACAAATTGCGGATTATTTAGAAAATAGCAATACAAGGTTAGTGATTTGCAAATGA
- the pgdx gene encoding hybrid peroxiredoxin PGdx, with protein MSNMEGKKVPQVTFRTRQGDQWVDVTTSELFDNKTVVVFSLPGAFTPTCSSSHLPRYNELAPVFKQHGVDDILVVSVNDTFVMNAWKEAEEAHNVKFIPDGNGTFTEGMGMLVGKDDLGFGKRSWRYSMLVKNGVVEKMFIEPNEPGDPFKVSDADTMLKYIAPNYQVQESIAIFTKPGCPYCAKAKQLLHDKGLNFEEIVLGHDATIVSVRAVSGRSTVPQVFIGGKHIGGSDDLEKYFA; from the coding sequence ATGTCTAATATGGAAGGAAAAAAAGTTCCACAAGTTACATTCCGTACTCGTCAAGGTGATCAATGGGTTGATGTGACCACATCTGAATTATTTGATAACAAAACAGTTGTTGTTTTCTCATTACCAGGTGCATTCACGCCAACTTGTTCATCTTCTCACTTACCACGTTATAACGAGCTTGCACCTGTTTTCAAACAACATGGTGTAGATGATATTTTAGTGGTGTCAGTAAATGATACTTTCGTTATGAATGCCTGGAAAGAGGCAGAAGAAGCACACAATGTAAAATTCATTCCAGATGGTAACGGTACTTTCACTGAAGGTATGGGCATGTTAGTTGGAAAAGATGATTTAGGTTTTGGTAAACGTTCTTGGCGTTATTCTATGCTCGTAAAAAATGGCGTAGTTGAAAAAATGTTTATTGAACCAAATGAACCCGGCGATCCGTTTAAAGTATCTGATGCAGATACAATGCTGAAATACATTGCACCAAATTATCAAGTGCAGGAATCAATCGCAATTTTCACTAAACCTGGTTGCCCGTACTGTGCGAAAGCAAAACAACTTTTACATGATAAAGGTTTAAACTTTGAAGAAATCGTATTAGGTCACGATGCAACAATCGTGAGTGTGCGTGCAGTTTCTGGTCGTTCAACTGTGCCTCAAGTATTCATTGGTGGTAAACACATCGGTGGTAGCGACGATTTAGAAAAATACTTCGCATAA
- a CDS encoding DUF5389 domain-containing protein: protein MKKQTMPTGFSGFDWGLAAFCLPILLWPMASLLSTSFVKNPTLSDFQIDLFSIIFWVYPFVLVLIARLLYKLHQRKPKLAIKLLLLSAVIFYVILISVCYIGFNT from the coding sequence ATGAAAAAACAAACTATGCCGACAGGATTTAGTGGCTTCGATTGGGGACTTGCGGCATTTTGTTTACCCATTTTACTGTGGCCCATGGCCTCTCTGCTTTCTACTTCTTTTGTGAAAAACCCTACACTGAGCGATTTTCAGATCGATCTTTTCTCGATTATCTTTTGGGTGTATCCCTTTGTTTTAGTTTTGATTGCACGTTTGCTTTATAAACTGCACCAGCGCAAACCTAAACTTGCCATAAAATTATTACTGCTAAGCGCGGTCATTTTTTACGTCATTTTAATCTCAGTTTGTTACATTGGCTTTAATACCTAA
- a CDS encoding rhomboid family intramembrane serine protease, with translation MPSLFGSETDAIQERKLVKRLLRKKKITFILTALCAVIYLLQNVGFEEPIMDLFHYPAYSWEDWEVWRYFTHAIVHLSVPHILFNLSWFWLFGGAIERRLGSLYFLLLVLVSAAVTGAVQNYFTGPAFFGLSGVVYAVLGYVLVVDKLHPHSFDLPEGFFTMLLVGLVFGFISPLFGINIGNAAHISGFILGLVWGFLQSKIKAKSFS, from the coding sequence ATGCCGTCTTTATTTGGTAGTGAAACTGATGCCATTCAAGAGAGAAAATTGGTGAAACGTCTATTAAGAAAGAAAAAAATCACCTTCATTTTGACCGCACTTTGCGCGGTGATTTATCTCTTGCAGAATGTTGGGTTTGAAGAGCCAATTATGGATTTATTCCATTATCCTGCTTATTCTTGGGAAGATTGGGAAGTATGGCGCTATTTCACTCATGCTATTGTTCATTTGTCGGTACCGCATATTTTATTTAACCTTTCGTGGTTTTGGTTATTCGGTGGCGCGATTGAACGCCGATTGGGTTCTCTCTATTTTTTATTATTAGTTTTAGTCTCTGCTGCAGTGACTGGTGCTGTACAAAATTACTTTACCGGTCCCGCCTTTTTCGGGCTATCTGGTGTGGTTTATGCCGTGTTAGGTTATGTGTTGGTGGTGGATAAATTACACCCGCATAGCTTTGATTTGCCAGAAGGCTTTTTCACGATGTTGCTGGTAGGGCTTGTATTTGGCTTTATTAGTCCGCTTTTTGGTATTAATATAGGTAACGCAGCTCATATTTCAGGCTTTATCTTAGGATTAGTTTGGGGATTTCTGCAGAGTAAAATTAAGGCTAAATCGTTTAGCTAA
- the rpsJ gene encoding 30S ribosomal protein S10, translated as MQNQRIRIRLKAFDHRLIDQSTAEIVETAKRTGAQVRGPIPLPTRKERFTVLISPHVNKDARDQYEIRTHKRLVDIVEPTEKTVDALMRLDLAAGVDVQISLG; from the coding sequence ATGCAGAACCAAAGAATCCGTATCCGCTTAAAAGCTTTCGATCACCGTTTGATCGATCAATCTACTGCGGAGATCGTAGAAACAGCTAAACGTACTGGTGCACAAGTTCGTGGTCCAATCCCTTTACCAACTCGTAAAGAGCGTTTTACCGTGTTGATTTCTCCACACGTGAACAAAGACGCACGTGACCAATACGAAATTCGTACACACAAACGTTTAGTAGATATCGTAGAGCCAACAGAAAAAACTGTTGATGCATTAATGCGTTTAGATTTGGCTGCCGGCGTGGACGTGCAGATCAGCCTAGGTTAA
- the trmL gene encoding tRNA (uridine(34)/cytosine(34)/5-carboxymethylaminomethyluridine(34)-2'-O)-methyltransferase TrmL, whose translation MLDIVLYEPEIPQNTGNIIRLCANTGFRLHLIEPLGFTWDDKKLRRSGLDYHEFAEIKKHKTFEAFLESEKPKRLFALTTKGGPAHSEVQFELGDYLMFGPETRGIPMSILDKMPMEQKIRIPMTANSRSMNLSNSVAVAVYEAWRQLGYEGAVNLNR comes from the coding sequence ATGTTAGACATTGTGTTATACGAACCTGAAATTCCACAAAATACGGGAAATATTATTCGTCTTTGTGCCAACACTGGCTTTCGTCTTCATTTAATCGAGCCACTTGGCTTTACCTGGGATGATAAAAAATTACGTCGTTCTGGCTTGGATTATCATGAATTTGCTGAAATCAAAAAACATAAAACCTTTGAAGCCTTTTTAGAAAGCGAAAAACCGAAACGTCTTTTTGCACTCACCACTAAAGGCGGCCCTGCGCATAGCGAAGTGCAATTTGAATTAGGGGATTATTTAATGTTTGGCCCAGAAACCCGTGGTATTCCAATGTCTATTTTGGATAAGATGCCAATGGAACAAAAAATCCGTATCCCAATGACAGCAAATAGCCGCAGTATGAACTTATCTAACTCGGTAGCTGTTGCAGTTTATGAAGCTTGGCGACAACTTGGTTACGAAGGCGCGGTGAATTTAAATCGATAA
- the rplW gene encoding 50S ribosomal protein L23, producing MSQERLLSVLRAPHISEKATNNAEKSNTVVLKVALDANKAEIAAAVAQLFEVKVDSVRTVVVKGKTKRRGNKMGRRSDWKKAYVTLAEGQNLDFVDSAE from the coding sequence ATGAGTCAAGAACGTTTGCTAAGCGTGCTACGTGCACCGCACATCTCTGAAAAAGCAACTAACAATGCTGAAAAATCTAACACTGTTGTACTTAAAGTTGCTTTAGATGCGAACAAAGCTGAAATTGCTGCTGCTGTTGCTCAATTATTTGAAGTAAAAGTTGACTCAGTTCGTACTGTGGTTGTTAAAGGTAAAACTAAACGCCGTGGTAACAAAATGGGTCGTCGCAGCGACTGGAAAAAAGCTTATGTAACTTTAGCCGAAGGCCAAAACTTGGACTTCGTAGACAGTGCAGAGTAA